The following proteins are co-located in the Streptomyces sp. DT2A-34 genome:
- a CDS encoding WhiB family transcriptional regulator, with product MLQPPHSSLQVAAVPAQRVPVRDRDQDAPWHTEAVCRRDEAGLFFAPSKEPTAARLSREEAAKRVCARCPVMVECREHALLQPEPYGVWGGLTAAERRVVLARRRRREMELKKATRTADRIAQAG from the coding sequence GTGCTGCAACCGCCGCATTCGTCCCTGCAGGTAGCTGCCGTTCCGGCCCAGCGGGTGCCAGTGCGAGACAGGGACCAAGACGCCCCGTGGCATACAGAGGCCGTGTGCCGCCGCGACGAGGCCGGCCTGTTCTTCGCCCCTTCGAAGGAGCCCACCGCGGCCCGCCTCTCCCGCGAGGAGGCCGCCAAGCGAGTCTGCGCCCGCTGTCCGGTCATGGTCGAGTGCCGCGAACACGCCCTTCTGCAGCCCGAACCGTACGGCGTCTGGGGCGGTCTCACCGCAGCGGAACGCCGAGTGGTCCTGGCGAGGCGCCGCCGCCGCGAGATGGAGTTGAAGAAGGCGACGAGGACGGCGGACCGTATAGCGCAGGCAGGCTGA
- a CDS encoding DUF1707 domain-containing protein — protein sequence MDLQKRPAPTVSDVTELRASDADRDRIADILRDALAEGRLTADEHAERVEGVLAAKTVGELDVFIRDLPAAHVRRAPYVPAPARPAPGAIPADPDENVVAVFSSAVRRGRWRAGRRIHAYAIFGSVEIDLSEALFEYQQVVIRAISVFGSVEVRVPENVSLRGTGGGVLGNFEVDTLDAEDPQAPVVHVDGWAVLGHIEGRPKRGKLVADILDRVQRKVDKGLRKHLDR from the coding sequence GTGGACCTTCAGAAGCGCCCTGCGCCCACCGTCTCCGATGTCACCGAGCTCCGCGCCTCCGACGCCGATCGCGACCGGATCGCCGACATCCTGCGCGACGCCCTGGCCGAGGGCCGCCTCACCGCCGATGAGCACGCCGAGCGCGTCGAGGGCGTGCTGGCGGCGAAGACGGTCGGTGAACTGGATGTCTTCATACGGGACCTGCCCGCAGCCCACGTGCGCCGCGCGCCGTATGTGCCCGCCCCCGCCCGCCCCGCCCCCGGCGCGATCCCCGCCGACCCCGACGAGAACGTGGTGGCGGTCTTCAGCAGCGCCGTCCGCAGGGGCCGTTGGCGCGCGGGCCGCCGTATCCATGCGTACGCGATCTTCGGCAGCGTGGAGATAGACCTCAGTGAGGCGCTCTTCGAGTACCAGCAGGTCGTCATCCGCGCGATATCGGTCTTCGGCAGCGTGGAGGTCCGCGTGCCGGAGAACGTCTCGCTGCGCGGCACGGGCGGCGGTGTCCTCGGCAACTTCGAGGTGGACACGCTCGACGCGGAGGATCCCCAGGCGCCGGTCGTCCATGTCGACGGCTGGGCGGTACTCGGCCACATCGAGGGCCGGCCGAAGCGGGGGAAGCTCGTCGCGGACATTCTCGACCGCGTGCAGCGCAAGGTCGACAAGGGTTTGCGCAAGCATCTGGATCGTTGA